The nucleotide window GCTGTTCAGCTCTGCCACCTCCAAAGTCACAGGCAGAATGTGCAGCCATATCCTGAAAAGTATAGGTAAGTTTGCAATGTTCTGGAACAGAAATTCTTTTAAGAGCACAAAGATACACAAGCACCATCCAATACTGCAGAAGTTGTCATCTACCTTATCAAAACGGAGATGCAAAACTGCATATTTTTCAGCTTGATTTGTGTCTCCTACAACTTGATGGATGGATTTACTGGAATGACCCTGGACTGGAGACCTCAAGCGCTTCACAAGTGTCTCCCCGAGTGAGATAATGTGAGGCTGAAAGACCAGAGCTTGGAAATTAACTTTACAACGCAAGCGTTGAAGATCCGCAGGCAAATCATCAAATGCAAGGCGGTGAGAAAAGGGAGCGATTGCAGCAATCCCATAGCTGGCAGTGACACAGCAGATAGATAAGATTGCTGGTGAAAATTTATCTTCATAGAGTAACCAACTCAGAAAATCAAACAATAGTTAGACATAATGTTAATAGAAAATAGAGCTAACTCGGTAGCAGCTCACCTGGGCAAAACATGGACGACTCTCTTAGTAATTGTATTCAATATGTCAAGTGTCTATCAATATGAAAATCAGTGCAAAATCTCAACTAAGCAATCATTAAAGAGAGGGCTAGAAAGATGTCTTGTGATACAAGCGCCTTCAGAAAGCAAAACTACATGCATAACAAATTGAGACATTGCAAATTCAATCTTTCACTAACCTTTGCAGGATAGGACTGACACTCTCCAAATACCAATTTGCTGACGTGTGAAGAGGTGCAGTTTTTATTCTTGTAGCACGGATGCCTGTGCCATAGTACTCTCTTGTGCTCCAAGAAAATTCTTTTGGAAGCGCTTTGATAATGGAAACTTCATCTTTTAGGGAGTTGATAAAGTGGTCCACATCAAATATTTCTTCAAATGAGCTGCAGCAGAAAATAATGTACCAGTATAAAAATAGTTCCAGCTCAACAGGAGAACATGAAATATATAGTTTCAAACTCCAGAGGCACCTTGAATCCTTCCAAACAGGGTTTACTTCAAAATGTGGGACCACAAGAGTAGCATTAAGAATCTTTGCAACTGCAACGGCATCACATATCTACAGAATAGGAAAAAAAAGAGTTGGCTAATCTAAAGCCTGGATTAAGCAAGCTATCTCATGTCCTAAAATCATACTATCAGTAATTAGAAGAGAATACCCCCATTCTTTGCTGGTTCAATCCACCATCAAGAAATACTTGGATGTATCCACTTGGTTCCAGAGGTAATGCTATCATTAAAATAAAGGGTGCTCAATTAACTAATTTCTTCAACAGGAAGAGGAATTATGTTTCATCATCATGGAATAGAAGTAAATTACCGTGAGAAATTGAGGGCTTTAAGCATGGTTTCCACCCCTGATATGGCAAGGGTGACCATAGCTCTCTCTTTTGTTCATCTGTCTGCAACAGAACATATGTTAAAATATCATCAACCATAACAATGGTAGTTTTCATCTGACAAGGATGTACTCACAATTGCCCATTGCAAAGCCTCATTTAAAAGAGAAGGATGCACTAGCTTAGGGGCATTCCACTCCTGCAAAATATCGGAAACAAAACATTGACACGTGCAAAATTCCAAAATTATATATAACATTTTACAGAATAATTCACCAGAAACATACTTCTACTGTAATCTCATAAGTTGAGCTCACACATTGTGCGCACAATGGTATCAACTTGTTATCAAAACAAGTACTCCAGTACACACTTCATCCAGTATACCACGAAAAGAAAACAAAGATCCTTGAGGACATATACAACCAGAATGGTATATCCTTCAAAAGAATCAGTTCTTTAGATAGCACTGTAGCTTTATAGTTCAGTTAATTTCCATGAAGGTCTTAGTTTTGCACTTTCTCTGAAATGGCATATAACCGATTAAAGACAACTAAAATTTTGGTGAGTTTTGCCACGCCATTTCTCCACAAGTACAACCACATCAATCCCCCTAAAATGATCCAGCAATTGCGCACTACGAACAAAGGGCAAGGGTTCACTAAGGCACCGCAAATTAGCAAGAGAAACCGCACGAAGCAACTAAACAAGCTGACGATATGACACTACGCCTGCTCAAATCGAATGACGCAACAGCGGGAAGGGGAAAGGGGGCTCACCGAGAAGAGAGAAGGGAAGGCGTGGCCAAGCGGGGAGAACATCCCGGGGAATAGGGCAGGCAGAAACACCACGACCGCGGCGGCAAAGACCGCCGGGCCCCTCGCCGGAGACGGCGAAGGCGACGCCCTCCGCATCTCCCTGCTTCGGTGGGGAAGACGAGTAGAAGAAAGGGAAAGCCCAAAAGCGTGGACTGAGCTGAGTTTTCTACGAGAAGGATTTCGGCTTCACGGGGCTAATTCGGCCCATTTTGAGTGTGAGCCCAGTTTCCCTTTAtggaatatttttttatttttattttttgtttttcaaaaatatactCATGCCGTCATTTTAAGCGGTGAAGTAAAACTTTAATAAAACCATAACATTTACGTATGTGTTCGTGTGACAATTATTATTGCAAAATACTGGCtccgtttgcttcgctgaaaaaacaagccgaaacaccgtttcagctgatttgttgtgagaaagaaaACATTGTTCTaaatgaaaaaacaagctgaaaagtatagattataagacaagcgaacaagcTGACTATTTTTTTTAGATGCCTTTTGTTGATGCTCATGCCCCGGCTGCAGCCACCATTCGCCCTCATCATACGAGGGTGGTAGGAAATCGCTTTTGCTAGGATATGTGGCATATGCGACTAACAACAACCACGTCATAAGAGAGAAGAAGAATATACCTAGCGTGTTTGGATCACATTATAAAAAATAGTCCGAAGTTCTGGGTGTCAAATAGGAGAGCTAAACATGTACTTCTAAGAGCTAATTGGTGGCTTGTCCAAAAAAAAGTGCTAATTGGTGGTTAGAGtttattagaaaaaaaatcatgattAGTCCATGTTTAACCTACTATCACACAATGGACTAATTTTTAGTCAagcatccaaacatgccctatatCTTGTATAAGGCATTGTCTTTGTTAGCCTTTATCTCCAATGCTACTAGCCTACAGCTTCGAGACTTGTGGGCAATCTTCATATTCATGTAACCTTCCGTGTCTTCCGGCATGAACATGTATAAGGGAAAATCTTGCATTTGTGGATGTGTTCTTGCTTCATGTCACAACATTGAACTTCCCtagtgtaacacccttggtgttacactataaatcatttactaaaacatgtcatgagcattatatttatgtgttaatgcatgtaataaagagtgtaTATCAATTTTCATAACTCAAAACAATCAACAAAAATGCGAAATAAAAGTTAATTCCATAGTCATGTTATATtagttagggtttaaaaccaatttttattaagcaaaaatgctatagaacatgtacgtgtcacttgaataaagtttgaagtacaaactttgtagatgacaatgaaatatctgcggtcgaaaaatgatattaatagctaagatttccaatagcttagaaatgcaatttgaaagaGAGTTTAACTcagaacttagaaaatttcttgaaCTTTGGAAATGATAGACATTGCTTTGTTCatcaattttttttagaaaaatttagttaAGAAGAAGAGTAGTGACATGGTCTGTTTTGGTAGCCTAATGTACCCTCTTAAATATGGTGAAGGTGGTTTTGGTGTTTAATTGTTTTGGACActtttaaaaagcgtgcatggcacgtcCTCGGTCGGTTTCCTCGTGTAGGCGCGGTCATCGCGCCCCTGAGCCACGACGTCAGCGCGCCGACCGCCCACGCGCGCGCCTGGCCGCGCTCTGCTGGCCGCTGTGGCCGACAGCCCTAGCGCGTGGCTGCCCCACCTCACTGCCATGCTACTACCCCGTCGCTAGCTTCCAGCCATGTGCCATTACGTCATCGTTGTCCTTCCCCGTCCCGCGCTGCGCTGCCGTCATGTCCGCCTCTGCTGCCTTGCGTCGCGACGCTGCTGATGTCGTCGTGTCGCTCATGTACGCGTGTTGCATCGCGTTGCCCCTCCCTGGCCCGGTTGGGTGCCGTCCGCACGTGGCCGTGCGCGCCGCCGTCACTTTGCCATTTTTGGCACTGTAGCCGCGCGGGCCACGTTGGTCGGGCGCATGGGCCTTCCGGTCCCGCCACTCGCGTCCCGCCAAGGCATGGATGAGTCGAACCCACTGCCGCGCCCGTCTCTCCCTCCCTCTGTTTCCGCCATCGTCATGTCACGTCGCGGcgaagccagagagcgagcacctctcatcaattcctcgtgctcgCGTCTCTGCCTTCACGCCCCCTCTCCATCCGACCCCACTCCGCCTTGACTTGCGCcatgccaagctccaattttggaatcTCATCACCGCCTAAGTCATGGCCAGTCTCCACCACTTTACCCCGCGCCAATTCCTTTGCACCGTTAGCTTGCCTTGGCTTCCTCTTCGTCGTGCGCACGCTAGTCACAACTTTTATGCTGCCTCCTCACCGCTGACGTGGTCGTGCCTTAGCGGTTCGTCGTTCACCTCAccacgcgcacgtggccagcctcgcTCGGGTCGTCTTCGGCCGAGCCGGCTTCTTGGTAAGGTCACCGGTGAGTTGTTGTTGCTCACCCACTGCTCTACTGCCTTGATTGTTGCTACGGCTCACCTGAACGTCATCACCATTGCCGCAGGGTGTCCGCTatcgtggagag belongs to Miscanthus floridulus cultivar M001 chromosome 4, ASM1932011v1, whole genome shotgun sequence and includes:
- the LOC136549834 gene encoding O-fucosyltransferase 39-like isoform X2, with translation MGNYEQKRELWSPLPYQGWKPCLKPSISHALPLEPSGYIQVFLDGGLNQQRMGICDAVAVAKILNATLVVPHFEVNPVWKDSSSFEEIFDVDHFINSLKDEVSIIKALPKEFSWSTREYYGTGIRATRIKTAPLHTSANWYLESVSPILQSYGIAAIAPFSHRLAFDDLPADLQRLRCKVNFQALVFQPHIISLGETLVKRLRSPVQGHSSKSIHQVVGDTNQAEKYAVLHLRFDKDMAAHSACDFGGGRAEQLALAKYRQVIWQGRVLNSQLTDEELRNTGRCPLTPEEIGLLLVALGFDSRTRLYLASHKVYGGEARISSLRKLFPLMEDKRSLASEDELASVEGKASVLAALDYYISMHSDIFISASPGNMHNALLAHRTYENLKTIRPNMALLGRIFVNKSMEWPEFQQVVQAGHKGRYGQIRQRKATQSIYTYPAPDCMCQG
- the LOC136549834 gene encoding O-fucosyltransferase 31-like isoform X1, with protein sequence MRRASPSPSPARGPAVFAAAVVVFLPALFPGMFSPLGHAFPSLFSEWNAPKLVHPSLLNEALQWAITDEQKRELWSPLPYQGWKPCLKPSISHALPLEPSGYIQVFLDGGLNQQRMGICDAVAVAKILNATLVVPHFEVNPVWKDSSSFEEIFDVDHFINSLKDEVSIIKALPKEFSWSTREYYGTGIRATRIKTAPLHTSANWYLESVSPILQSYGIAAIAPFSHRLAFDDLPADLQRLRCKVNFQALVFQPHIISLGETLVKRLRSPVQGHSSKSIHQVVGDTNQAEKYAVLHLRFDKDMAAHSACDFGGGRAEQLALAKYRQVIWQGRVLNSQLTDEELRNTGRCPLTPEEIGLLLVALGFDSRTRLYLASHKVYGGEARISSLRKLFPLMEDKRSLASEDELASVEGKASVLAALDYYISMHSDIFISASPGNMHNALLAHRTYENLKTIRPNMALLGRIFVNKSMEWPEFQQVVQAGHKGRYGQIRQRKATQSIYTYPAPDCMCQG